One Synechococcus sp. JA-2-3B'a(2-13) genomic window carries:
- the raf1 gene encoding RuBisCO accumulation factor 1: protein MSQYLPEPAAVEEDPSLLVERLRRKEGRWLDWAKACQALQRQKMTPQAIFEATGFEPIHQNQIIVAAQVYEGIAKAGASPAVLEHFAHKGSDILYELRILSPQDRVRVAEFIFSRHLHAADAHEIARAVKNYAQLQQLPEGFTDHPGDAVAYQAWRTAQQTRDLQERTRAIGRAFQYVHSDTARRQVEQLLSTIATSSRPQRSVLPKLSVFRLEEDLPRLLPVAGSLPLATAAWEGIPPSEPQGPFGWVNSPAEQTWMALPAWPVIQKAGDPVILQVENRLLGSLLGLPVPAGEEQDPVLLVVDRAARVWEGAQMAGFFLVDRAGSLAVEWIEDSPSSPLLGQVLMAVRPPRVFDEVLAQDPWQLEE, encoded by the coding sequence ATGAGTCAGTATCTGCCGGAACCTGCTGCTGTGGAGGAGGATCCCAGCTTGTTGGTAGAGCGGCTGCGCCGCAAAGAGGGCCGGTGGCTGGATTGGGCCAAGGCCTGTCAAGCTTTGCAACGACAGAAAATGACTCCCCAGGCCATCTTCGAGGCGACGGGGTTTGAGCCCATTCACCAAAACCAGATCATCGTTGCGGCCCAAGTTTACGAAGGGATAGCCAAAGCAGGAGCCAGCCCAGCAGTTCTGGAGCATTTTGCCCACAAAGGTAGCGATATCCTCTACGAGTTGCGCATTCTCTCTCCACAGGATCGGGTTCGGGTGGCGGAATTTATCTTCAGTCGCCATTTGCATGCCGCTGATGCTCATGAGATCGCCCGCGCCGTGAAAAATTATGCCCAGCTCCAACAGCTTCCGGAAGGGTTTACGGATCACCCCGGCGATGCGGTAGCCTATCAAGCCTGGCGGACGGCCCAGCAAACCCGCGATCTGCAGGAGCGAACTCGCGCTATCGGTCGAGCATTTCAGTATGTCCACAGTGATACAGCCCGCCGACAGGTGGAGCAGCTCTTGTCCACGATTGCCACCAGCTCCCGCCCCCAACGCAGCGTTTTGCCCAAGCTGTCCGTGTTTCGCTTGGAAGAAGATCTGCCGCGACTGCTGCCGGTGGCCGGATCCCTGCCTCTTGCAACTGCCGCCTGGGAAGGGATCCCCCCCAGCGAGCCGCAAGGGCCCTTTGGCTGGGTCAACAGCCCGGCGGAGCAGACTTGGATGGCCTTGCCTGCTTGGCCGGTGATTCAAAAGGCCGGGGATCCGGTGATCCTTCAGGTGGAAAACCGGCTTTTGGGATCCCTGTTGGGTTTGCCGGTGCCTGCCGGTGAAGAACAGGATCCGGTTTTGCTGGTGGTCGATCGCGCCGCTCGGGTTTGGGAGGGAGCTCAGATGGCGGGATTTTTCCTGGTGGATCGGGCCGGATCCCTGGCGGTGGAGTGGATAGAAGACTCGCCCTCCTCTCCCCTGTTGGGCCAGGTGCTGATGGCCGTGCGCCCCCCGCGGGTTTTCGATGAGGTGCTGGCTCAGGATCCCTGGCAGTTGGAAGAATAG
- a CDS encoding serine/threonine-protein kinase, translating into MSRRSRTLKSIHDSYQMLGLAGQGQYGRVFCARPRQGGDLVALKELPAERFPTQNLLRELRHLLTLNHPNITRCYALEHAREGRYLVLEYCEGGTLRELIDQVEQGLWLPVKQVLGFVDQILAGLDHAHRQGVIHCDVKPENILLKPTPQGWQLKLTDFGIARHSQPLPDEISATGSPAYMAPERFYGQFSPASDLYAVGIILLELLTGRRPFSGSPGQLMHAHLNQPFVCPEGIPAPLREVLEIALRKLPLRRFRTAAQMRSALAVVAQEWQEPASCWVGPRLPRWPPPGVQVWDLPDLGSVDTGGMEFLAEQKFCICEDPSGSRSPLLLRVTPQRLEWLELQNLALGSPALARFSLDEPIRAVLPLNTFPEALAFSRSSLLHLSPSRIRTLLSFEEDWQATWLAERQELVWATAQELGAVQWQPATSTGTQPFPDSRCYFRWPWQGSLSRLLALSEHLVLLTGVGQQWVEMSLLPYPKGHHPTVATGWSLQTGSQPIRYRLPLDPQGGVISLGERLLFAATDEGREGQQGCCPYLHSVQVNPLRVRRWFLKGQPVQMAKAPWGVLLLCREGEQSTSLWLYSEKGDPLAQVAVPNGSQVLQVGQRGKIWLQVPKAEKSHLSQLWQLDLNCLPVSGQPSQVMLCDPAI; encoded by the coding sequence GTGTCCCGACGCAGCCGTACCCTCAAGTCGATTCACGACAGCTACCAAATGTTGGGTTTGGCCGGCCAAGGGCAGTACGGGCGTGTATTCTGTGCCCGTCCCCGTCAAGGAGGAGACCTGGTGGCCCTGAAGGAGCTGCCGGCGGAGCGCTTTCCCACCCAAAATCTGCTGCGGGAGCTGCGCCATCTGCTCACCCTGAACCACCCCAACATTACCCGCTGCTACGCCCTCGAACATGCCCGCGAAGGTCGCTACCTGGTGTTGGAGTACTGCGAGGGAGGCACGCTGCGGGAGCTGATCGACCAGGTGGAGCAAGGGCTGTGGCTGCCGGTCAAGCAGGTTTTGGGCTTTGTGGATCAGATTTTGGCCGGGTTAGATCATGCCCACCGGCAGGGGGTGATCCACTGCGATGTCAAGCCCGAGAACATCCTGCTCAAGCCCACGCCCCAGGGCTGGCAACTGAAGCTGACAGACTTTGGCATTGCCCGCCACTCCCAGCCTCTTCCTGATGAGATCAGCGCCACCGGATCCCCTGCCTACATGGCTCCCGAGCGCTTCTACGGTCAGTTTAGCCCTGCCTCGGATCTCTACGCGGTGGGGATCATCCTGCTGGAGCTGTTGACAGGCCGGCGGCCTTTTTCCGGATCCCCCGGCCAGTTGATGCACGCCCACCTCAACCAGCCGTTTGTCTGTCCCGAAGGGATCCCTGCCCCGCTGCGGGAGGTGCTGGAGATAGCCCTACGCAAGTTGCCCTTGCGGCGGTTCCGCACTGCTGCCCAAATGCGGTCGGCTTTGGCGGTGGTTGCCCAAGAGTGGCAAGAGCCGGCCAGTTGTTGGGTTGGCCCTCGCCTGCCCAGATGGCCGCCCCCTGGGGTACAGGTTTGGGATCTGCCGGATCTGGGCTCTGTTGACACTGGCGGGATGGAGTTCCTGGCCGAGCAAAAGTTCTGCATCTGCGAGGATCCCAGCGGCTCCAGATCCCCGCTGCTGTTGCGGGTGACCCCCCAGAGGCTGGAATGGCTGGAGCTCCAGAACCTTGCCCTGGGATCCCCTGCTTTGGCCCGTTTTTCCCTGGACGAGCCAATTCGGGCGGTGCTGCCCTTGAACACCTTCCCGGAAGCCCTGGCCTTCTCCCGAAGCAGCCTTTTGCACCTCAGCCCCAGCCGCATCCGCACCTTGCTCAGCTTTGAGGAGGATTGGCAGGCCACCTGGCTGGCAGAGCGACAGGAGCTGGTCTGGGCCACCGCCCAAGAGTTGGGGGCCGTACAATGGCAGCCGGCCACATCGACAGGAACACAGCCTTTCCCCGATTCCCGCTGCTATTTTCGTTGGCCTTGGCAGGGATCCCTGTCCCGCTTGCTGGCCCTCTCGGAGCATCTGGTTTTGTTGACAGGTGTGGGGCAGCAGTGGGTGGAGATGAGCCTCTTGCCCTATCCCAAGGGACACCATCCCACTGTTGCGACCGGTTGGTCTCTGCAGACGGGATCCCAGCCCATTCGCTATCGCCTGCCCTTGGATCCCCAAGGGGGGGTGATCAGCCTGGGGGAACGGTTGCTCTTTGCGGCAACAGATGAGGGAAGGGAAGGCCAGCAAGGTTGCTGCCCCTATCTCCACTCGGTGCAGGTGAATCCGCTGCGGGTGCGCCGCTGGTTCTTGAAAGGGCAACCTGTCCAGATGGCCAAGGCCCCTTGGGGCGTGCTGCTGCTGTGTCGAGAGGGCGAGCAATCCACTTCCCTCTGGCTGTACAGTGAAAAAGGGGATCCCTTGGCCCAAGTAGCTGTGCCTAACGGCTCACAGGTGTTGCAGGTGGGCCAAAGGGGCAAGATTTGGCTGCAGGTGCCCAAAGCAGAGAAATCTCACCTGTCTCAGCTTTGGCAATTGGATCTGAACTGCTTGCCGGTGAGTGGACAGCCTTCCCAGGTGATGCTGTGCGACCCAGCGATCTAG
- the bcp gene encoding thioredoxin-dependent thiol peroxidase, protein MPLAVGDPAPEFTLPDAEGNPISLSQLRGQRVVLYFYPRDNTPGCTQEACGFRDAYADYQAHGIAILGVSADDARSHQKFAQKLQLPFPLLVDEGAKVARAYGVYGPKKFMGKEYNGIHRTTFVIDPEGKIEAVITKVKVETHAAELLKQLTGS, encoded by the coding sequence ATGCCCCTTGCCGTTGGGGATCCGGCTCCGGAGTTCACCCTGCCCGATGCCGAGGGCAATCCCATCAGCTTGAGCCAGTTGCGGGGCCAGCGGGTGGTGCTCTATTTTTACCCGCGGGACAACACCCCCGGCTGCACCCAAGAAGCCTGCGGCTTTCGGGATGCCTACGCTGACTATCAAGCCCACGGCATCGCCATCTTGGGGGTGAGCGCCGACGATGCCCGTTCCCACCAAAAATTTGCCCAGAAGCTGCAACTGCCCTTCCCCCTGTTGGTGGATGAGGGGGCCAAGGTGGCCAGGGCTTACGGGGTCTATGGGCCGAAAAAGTTCATGGGCAAAGAGTACAACGGCATTCACCGCACCACTTTTGTTATTGATCCGGAGGGGAAGATCGAGGCCGTTATCACCAAGGTCAAGGTGGAAACCCACGCAGCGGAGCTGCTCAAGCAGTTGACTGGCTCTTAG
- the infC gene encoding translation initiation factor IF-3, which produces MTVERPPDRFPRKQRAELPAINERIRFPKIRLIDTDGTQLGIMSPREALRLAEEKDLDLVLVSEKADPPVCRIMDYGKFKFEKEKKEREARKKQHTAEIKEVKFRYNIGEHDYNVRLRSAQQFLGDGDKVKATVMFRGREAQHAELGEELLHRLFKDLQEVAEMQQPPQKEGRNITMILSPKKSV; this is translated from the coding sequence TTGACCGTAGAGCGTCCACCTGACCGCTTCCCCCGCAAGCAGCGCGCAGAGCTGCCGGCTATCAACGAGCGCATCCGCTTCCCCAAAATCCGCCTTATCGATACCGACGGCACTCAGTTGGGGATCATGAGCCCGCGCGAAGCCCTGCGCCTGGCAGAAGAAAAAGATCTGGACTTGGTCTTGGTGAGCGAAAAGGCCGACCCGCCCGTCTGCCGCATCATGGACTACGGCAAGTTCAAGTTTGAGAAGGAGAAGAAAGAACGGGAGGCCCGCAAGAAGCAACACACTGCCGAGATCAAGGAAGTGAAGTTTCGCTACAACATCGGCGAGCACGACTACAACGTGCGCCTGCGCAGCGCCCAACAGTTCTTGGGGGATGGAGACAAGGTGAAAGCCACGGTGATGTTCCGCGGTCGTGAGGCCCAGCACGCCGAGTTAGGGGAAGAATTGCTGCACCGCTTGTTCAAAGACTTACAAGAAGTGGCGGAAATGCAGCAGCCCCCCCAAAAGGAAGGGCGAAACATCACGATGATTCTCTCTCCCAAAAAATCGGTCTGA
- a CDS encoding aspartate ammonia-lyase, which yields MRSERDSMGERQLPQSVYYGIQTARALENFPISGLKPLPEYVEACVLIKKAAAEVNGELGCIPAEVAKAIVQAADEILQGSLRDQFVVDVYQAGAGTSHHMNVNEVLANRALEILGEPKGRYERVSPNDHVNYGQSTNDVIPTAIRLAALLRVRRDFLGTLDNLVAALEQKAQEFRGILKAGRTHLQDAVPVRLGDSFGAYAAIFAQHRRWIEEASQALCSLGLGGSAVGTGLNTHPQYRQKVVQRLAEYTQLPLTPAPHPMAAMQSMAPFVHLSGSLRNLAQDGIKLANDLRLMDSGPKTGLKEIQLPPVQPGSSIMPGKYNPVIAEMLNMVCFQVIGLDTAITLAAQAGQFELNVMMPLIAYDLLHSLQILNSSLRVFAERCIQGITPKPERCRGYAEGTLALVTALNPYIGYLQAAEVAKASLETGQPIRQIVLERNLMTPEQVAEVLDLEAMSQMQS from the coding sequence GTGCGCAGCGAACGAGACTCAATGGGGGAGCGGCAACTACCCCAGTCGGTTTACTACGGCATCCAGACCGCCCGTGCCCTGGAGAACTTCCCCATCAGCGGCCTCAAGCCCCTGCCAGAGTATGTGGAGGCCTGCGTGCTGATTAAAAAGGCGGCGGCGGAGGTCAACGGCGAGCTGGGGTGCATTCCGGCAGAGGTGGCCAAGGCGATTGTCCAAGCGGCGGATGAGATCCTCCAGGGATCCCTGCGGGATCAGTTTGTGGTGGATGTGTACCAGGCGGGGGCGGGCACCTCCCACCACATGAACGTCAACGAAGTGCTGGCCAACCGCGCTCTGGAGATCCTGGGGGAGCCCAAGGGCCGCTACGAGCGGGTCAGCCCCAACGACCATGTCAACTACGGCCAGTCCACCAACGATGTCATCCCCACCGCCATTCGTCTGGCTGCCCTGCTGCGGGTGCGACGGGATTTTCTGGGCACGCTGGACAATTTGGTAGCGGCGCTGGAGCAGAAGGCCCAAGAGTTTCGCGGCATCCTCAAGGCCGGTCGCACCCATTTGCAGGATGCGGTGCCGGTGCGGCTGGGGGATAGCTTCGGCGCCTACGCGGCCATCTTTGCCCAACACCGTCGCTGGATTGAGGAGGCCAGCCAGGCCCTGTGCAGCTTGGGGCTGGGGGGAAGCGCCGTCGGCACCGGCCTCAACACTCATCCCCAGTACCGGCAAAAGGTGGTGCAACGGCTGGCAGAGTATACCCAGTTGCCCCTCACCCCTGCTCCCCACCCCATGGCGGCGATGCAGAGCATGGCCCCCTTTGTGCATCTGTCGGGATCCCTGCGCAACCTGGCCCAAGATGGCATCAAGCTGGCCAACGACCTGCGGCTGATGGATTCTGGCCCCAAGACCGGCCTGAAGGAGATCCAACTGCCGCCGGTGCAGCCCGGCTCTTCCATCATGCCTGGCAAGTACAACCCGGTGATAGCCGAGATGTTGAACATGGTCTGTTTCCAGGTGATTGGGCTGGATACCGCCATCACCCTCGCAGCCCAAGCGGGGCAATTTGAGCTCAACGTGATGATGCCCCTGATTGCCTATGACCTCCTGCACAGCCTGCAGATTCTGAACAGCAGCCTGCGGGTCTTTGCCGAGCGCTGTATTCAAGGCATCACCCCCAAACCGGAGCGCTGCCGCGGCTACGCGGAAGGGACGCTGGCTTTGGTGACCGCCCTCAACCCCTACATCGGCTATTTGCAAGCTGCAGAAGTGGCCAAGGCTTCTCTGGAAACCGGCCAGCCCATTCGACAGATTGTTTTGGAGCGCAACCTCATGACCCCAGAGCAGGTGGCGGAAGTGCTGGATCTGGAAGCCATGAGCCAAATGCAGTCCTAA
- a CDS encoding Uma2 family endonuclease, with product MTIAPYRWPTQHDLPDTDDTPLDNEDQGRQYPLLREPLLLHWSDRQDFFVACNMGLYYALPRQVIVPDLFLVLGVPRWRDGTARKSYVVWDEGNILPILILEIICNDQGEEKPGQAKFQLYERRLRIPYYVTFELETDELNVYQLQGGHYELLPGSGAGEHPPILLPDLDLSIGRWWGSYEGRERFWVRWYDRAGQLLPTGAELERQRAELERQRAELERQRAELERSRAERLAQRLRELGEDPEF from the coding sequence ATGACCATCGCCCCCTATCGCTGGCCCACCCAGCACGACTTGCCCGATACAGACGACACCCCCTTGGACAACGAGGATCAAGGCCGCCAATACCCCCTCCTCCGGGAACCGCTGCTGCTGCACTGGTCAGATCGGCAAGACTTTTTTGTGGCTTGCAATATGGGCCTTTACTACGCCCTACCCCGGCAGGTCATTGTTCCAGATTTGTTTCTGGTGCTGGGGGTTCCCCGTTGGCGGGATGGCACTGCCCGCAAAAGCTATGTGGTTTGGGATGAAGGGAATATCTTGCCTATTCTCATCTTGGAGATCATCTGCAACGACCAGGGGGAAGAAAAACCCGGACAAGCCAAATTCCAGCTCTACGAAAGGCGGCTGCGGATCCCCTACTACGTCACCTTCGAGCTAGAGACCGATGAGCTGAATGTTTATCAACTCCAGGGCGGACACTATGAGCTGCTCCCCGGCTCAGGCGCTGGAGAACATCCCCCAATTCTGTTGCCCGATTTGGACTTGAGTATCGGTCGGTGGTGGGGATCCTACGAGGGGCGAGAACGCTTTTGGGTGCGCTGGTATGATAGGGCAGGGCAATTGTTGCCTACGGGAGCTGAACTAGAACGGCAGCGGGCTGAATTGGAACGGCAACGGGCTGAATTGGAACGGCAGCGGGCAGAATTGGAACGCTCCCGAGCCGAACGACTGGCCCAGCGGCTACGGGAACTGGGAGAAGACCCTGAATTTTGA
- a CDS encoding MFS transporter produces MTRQRLSLWTKLAYGVGDLGTGMTANILIFFLLPFLTNTVGMSAGLAGSIYAITRFWDAINDPIIGILSDRTRTRWGRRRPWLLFAALPFGLTFLAQWWIPFPGRIGPLFAYYLAVSLLFNTFYSAANIPYASLTAELTQDYDERTQLNQFRFAFSVGGSMVAVVTFPLLVNLLPDRAAGHLLAGACFGVISAVPLLICFWGVRERYPSQRDPMPLVQQLRVAFSNRPYLFVSGIYLCSWLAFQFTATIIPYFIVFWMGLPEVWISLVVLAVQGIAVLTLFGWTQLSTHLDKRTMYLIGAGFWLISQAGLFFLQPGQQGIMIGLALLAGIGVSATAYLGPWSMLPDVIDLDELQTGERREGIFYAFMVFLQKVGLALGLFFVGQALDWAGFVPSVAGEALPIQPESALLAIRVAIGPLPGVALIGGILLVWFYPITRQRHQQILMELEERRQQYHPSTERSP; encoded by the coding sequence ATGACCAGACAGCGACTCAGTTTGTGGACGAAGCTGGCCTATGGGGTGGGGGATCTGGGCACAGGCATGACGGCCAACATCCTCATCTTTTTCCTGCTGCCCTTTCTCACCAATACCGTTGGCATGTCGGCAGGCCTAGCCGGCAGCATCTACGCCATCACTCGCTTTTGGGATGCCATCAACGATCCCATCATCGGCATTCTCAGCGACCGCACCCGCACCCGTTGGGGCCGTCGCCGCCCCTGGCTGCTGTTTGCAGCCCTCCCCTTTGGCCTCACGTTCCTGGCCCAGTGGTGGATCCCTTTTCCCGGTCGGATTGGCCCCCTGTTTGCCTACTACCTGGCGGTGTCGCTCTTGTTCAATACCTTCTACTCTGCGGCCAATATTCCCTACGCCTCCCTGACAGCGGAGCTGACCCAGGATTACGACGAGCGCACCCAGCTCAACCAATTCCGCTTTGCCTTCTCTGTAGGGGGCAGCATGGTTGCGGTGGTTACCTTTCCGCTCTTGGTCAACCTGCTGCCGGATCGGGCTGCCGGCCATCTGCTGGCCGGAGCCTGTTTTGGAGTGATCTCGGCTGTGCCCTTGCTGATCTGTTTTTGGGGGGTGCGAGAACGGTATCCATCCCAACGGGATCCCATGCCCCTGGTTCAACAACTGCGGGTGGCCTTCAGCAACCGCCCCTACCTGTTTGTCAGCGGCATCTACCTGTGTTCTTGGCTAGCGTTTCAGTTCACAGCCACAATCATCCCTTATTTCATCGTCTTCTGGATGGGCCTGCCGGAGGTGTGGATTTCCTTGGTGGTACTGGCGGTACAGGGGATCGCAGTGCTGACGCTGTTCGGTTGGACCCAACTGAGCACCCATCTGGACAAGCGCACCATGTACCTCATTGGGGCGGGGTTTTGGCTGATCTCGCAGGCGGGCTTGTTTTTCCTCCAGCCCGGCCAGCAGGGGATCATGATTGGGCTGGCTCTGTTGGCCGGCATTGGGGTTTCTGCTACGGCCTATCTCGGCCCTTGGTCGATGTTGCCGGATGTGATCGATCTGGATGAACTACAAACCGGGGAGCGGCGGGAGGGGATCTTCTACGCTTTTATGGTCTTCTTACAAAAGGTGGGCCTGGCGCTGGGACTGTTTTTCGTGGGGCAAGCTCTGGATTGGGCCGGCTTCGTGCCTTCGGTGGCCGGAGAGGCCCTGCCCATCCAGCCGGAATCGGCTTTGTTGGCCATTCGCGTTGCCATTGGCCCCTTACCGGGAGTGGCTTTGATCGGCGGGATCTTGCTGGTGTGGTTCTACCCAATCACCCGGCAGCGTCATCAGCAGATCCTGATGGAATTGGAAGAAAGACGGCAACAATACCACCCCAGCACCGAAAGATCTCCTTAG
- the tnpA gene encoding IS200/IS605-like element ISSoc10 family transposase has protein sequence MKHDFVSSGRAVSDLKAHLVLTTKYRRKVFTSEMLQRLHEVMYDLCQKWGCKLIEFNGEADHVHLLFQYYPQVDLSKLVNNIKSVSSRRMRSEFADYISKIYRKNVLWNESYFIASCGGVTVSALSQYIESQGTPASHPDPSAPRR, from the coding sequence ATGAAGCATGATTTTGTTTCCAGCGGCAGAGCTGTATCTGATTTGAAGGCGCACTTGGTCTTAACCACCAAGTACCGTCGCAAGGTATTTACCAGCGAAATGCTGCAGCGATTACATGAAGTTATGTATGACCTTTGCCAAAAGTGGGGTTGCAAACTTATTGAGTTCAACGGCGAGGCAGACCATGTTCATCTGCTGTTCCAGTACTACCCGCAGGTGGATCTGTCCAAATTGGTAAACAACATCAAATCCGTCTCTAGTCGCAGGATGAGAAGCGAGTTTGCGGATTACATCAGCAAGATATACCGGAAAAATGTGCTGTGGAATGAATCTTATTTCATCGCTTCATGTGGTGGGGTAACAGTCTCGGCATTGAGCCAGTACATTGAAAGCCAAGGTACTCCCGCCTCTCATCCCGACCCAAGCGCTCCGCGCCGCTAG
- a CDS encoding RNA-guided endonuclease InsQ/TnpB family protein — translation MRTAYQYRLRPTPSQVVLMEQWLELLRKQYNYRLAERLNWWEQNRCNINACPLICHLPELKDRPDVYSQKRDLVNTKVRFPEYQAIHSQVLQNCIERVHKAFDRWLKGDRNGKRAGRPRFKGAGRYRSFTFPQMKQDCIQGKFIHLPKIGAIKLIQHRPLPDGFVIKTATITRKADGWYVTLSLQDASVPEFAPEPATLENTIGIDMGLDSFLVTDTGESVPVPQYYRRAQKRLERLQRSLSRKQKGSNRRKKALGRVAKAHLKVANQRKDFHYKVAKKLVSKGKHIAYEALNTKGIARTRLAKSIYDAGWGQFLQILAVKAERAGLRAIAVDPRGTSQDCSQCGQKVPKTIRDRWHSCPHCGLELGRDHNAAINIKYRAVGHPVLKAQETSFTGVTEKPALFRFSGAERFASA, via the coding sequence ATGAGGACTGCCTATCAGTACCGCCTGCGGCCTACGCCCAGTCAAGTTGTCCTGATGGAGCAATGGCTGGAGCTGTTGCGCAAGCAGTACAACTATCGGTTGGCAGAGCGGCTTAACTGGTGGGAACAAAACCGCTGTAATATAAACGCCTGCCCCTTAATCTGTCATTTGCCTGAGCTGAAAGACAGGCCGGATGTCTACTCCCAAAAACGAGACTTGGTGAATACCAAAGTAAGGTTCCCCGAATACCAAGCAATCCATTCGCAAGTCCTGCAAAACTGCATAGAGCGGGTGCACAAAGCATTCGACCGCTGGCTGAAAGGCGACCGTAACGGCAAGAGGGCAGGAAGGCCGAGATTCAAAGGGGCGGGCCGGTATCGTTCCTTCACCTTTCCCCAGATGAAGCAGGACTGCATTCAAGGGAAGTTTATTCATCTGCCCAAAATCGGAGCAATTAAGCTGATTCAGCACCGTCCGTTGCCTGACGGGTTTGTTATCAAGACTGCCACCATCACCCGTAAGGCTGATGGATGGTATGTGACATTAAGCCTGCAAGATGCGTCCGTCCCCGAGTTTGCTCCTGAGCCTGCAACACTGGAGAACACGATAGGGATCGACATGGGGCTGGACTCCTTTTTGGTGACTGATACAGGGGAGTCCGTCCCAGTGCCCCAGTATTACCGCCGCGCCCAAAAGCGCCTGGAGAGGCTGCAGCGGTCATTATCCCGTAAGCAGAAAGGGTCAAACCGCCGCAAGAAAGCCTTAGGGCGAGTGGCTAAGGCACACCTCAAGGTGGCCAATCAGCGTAAAGATTTCCACTACAAAGTAGCCAAGAAGCTAGTAAGCAAAGGGAAGCATATTGCGTATGAGGCGCTCAACACCAAAGGTATTGCGAGAACCCGACTAGCGAAATCCATCTATGACGCTGGGTGGGGGCAATTCCTGCAAATTCTCGCAGTCAAGGCTGAAAGAGCTGGGCTGAGGGCGATTGCAGTGGATCCAAGAGGCACGAGCCAAGACTGTTCTCAGTGCGGTCAAAAAGTACCGAAAACCATTCGAGACAGATGGCATTCTTGCCCGCATTGTGGACTGGAACTAGGCCGAGACCACAACGCGGCGATAAACATCAAATACAGAGCGGTGGGGCATCCCGTTCTCAAAGCTCAGGAAACGTCCTTCACAGGAGTCACTGAGAAGCCCGCACTCTTTCGCTTTAGCGGCGCGGAGCGCTTTGCGTCAGCATGA
- the chlG gene encoding chlorophyll synthase ChlG gives MSEKIPQDPSSPEMAAEMAFAAEPSLEEVGATAEETTPDSDPGKGSPGTGGSNAQRVRQLLGMKGAEVESRSIWQLHLQLMKPVTWIPLVWGLIPGAASSGHFTWTWENVALILVGMILAGPLMTGYTQTVNEYYDREIDAINEPYRPIPSGAISLQRVVIQIWVLLILGLGLAYALDWYTGHDLPVITCIALAGALIAYIYSAPPLKLKRNGWLGNYALGASYIALPWWTGHALFGELNWTVCILTLIYSLAGLGIAVVNDFKSIEGDRQFGLASLPVMFGAMGAAWISALMIDLFQFGMASFLLGAGLKLYAALLVLLIIPQITFQDMYLLRDPLNNDVKYQASAQPFLVLGMLVVGLALGRSGLW, from the coding sequence ATGAGCGAAAAGATCCCTCAAGATCCCTCCTCGCCGGAAATGGCGGCTGAGATGGCCTTTGCTGCAGAGCCCAGTTTAGAGGAGGTAGGAGCTACTGCGGAAGAAACCACCCCAGACTCGGATCCCGGCAAGGGATCCCCTGGCACCGGCGGGTCGAATGCGCAGCGTGTCCGTCAACTGCTGGGCATGAAAGGAGCAGAGGTGGAGTCTCGCTCCATTTGGCAGTTGCACTTGCAACTGATGAAGCCTGTCACCTGGATCCCTTTGGTGTGGGGTCTGATTCCGGGGGCGGCATCTTCCGGTCACTTCACCTGGACTTGGGAGAATGTGGCTCTCATTTTGGTGGGCATGATTCTGGCGGGCCCCCTGATGACGGGCTATACCCAAACGGTGAACGAATACTACGACCGCGAGATCGACGCCATCAACGAGCCCTACCGCCCGATCCCTTCGGGGGCCATCTCTCTGCAGCGGGTGGTTATCCAAATCTGGGTGCTGCTGATCTTGGGGTTGGGCTTGGCCTACGCTCTGGACTGGTACACGGGCCATGACTTACCGGTGATCACCTGCATTGCCTTGGCGGGAGCCCTCATTGCCTACATTTACTCGGCGCCGCCCCTGAAGCTCAAGCGCAACGGCTGGCTGGGCAACTATGCCCTTGGTGCCAGCTACATCGCCCTGCCCTGGTGGACGGGTCACGCCTTGTTCGGCGAGCTGAACTGGACGGTCTGCATCCTGACGCTGATCTACAGCTTGGCCGGGCTGGGGATTGCCGTGGTCAACGATTTCAAAAGCATCGAAGGGGACAGGCAGTTTGGCTTGGCCTCTTTGCCGGTGATGTTTGGGGCAATGGGGGCCGCTTGGATCTCGGCGCTGATGATCGACCTGTTCCAGTTCGGCATGGCCTCATTTTTGCTGGGGGCGGGCCTAAAACTTTACGCGGCCCTTTTGGTGCTGCTGATCATCCCGCAAATAACCTTCCAAGATATGTACCTGCTGCGGGATCCTTTGAACAACGATGTGAAATACCAAGCCAGCGCGCAGCCCTTTTTGGTGTTGGGCATGTTGGTGGTCGGGCTGGCGTTGGGCCGCTCGGGGCTGTGGTAG